From Paenibacillus polymyxa, the proteins below share one genomic window:
- a CDS encoding methionine ABC transporter ATP-binding protein, with protein MIELRNVSKTYVRKGLSIQALKNINITVDKGDIFGFIGFSGAGKSTLIRLVNRLEKVTTGEVLVEGESLNAYSTSGLRKVRKKIGMIFQHFNLLESKTVFENIAIPLVLLKRNKREIERRVTELLAFTGLSDKANSYPSELSGGQKQRVGIARALASNPSILLCDEATSALDPQTTQSILDLLRKINKEYKITILIITHEMSVIQRICNKVAVMEKGEIIEQGNVLEVFGQPKHPTTQSFVRTVIHDQVPDSVLQTFEQQESQRIYKLEFIGQAASDPVVHELIRKHDIHVNILFANMTEIQETTIGYMTLQLRGEQHAVQQAVDFIKSKGVHIQEVESL; from the coding sequence ATGATTGAACTTAGGAATGTATCCAAAACCTATGTAAGAAAAGGCTTAAGCATTCAAGCGTTAAAGAATATAAATATCACAGTAGATAAAGGAGATATCTTTGGTTTTATCGGATTTAGTGGTGCAGGGAAAAGTACGCTTATCCGTTTGGTCAATCGTCTGGAGAAAGTAACGACCGGTGAGGTTCTTGTCGAAGGGGAGAGCTTAAATGCCTATTCGACCTCCGGGCTGCGAAAAGTAAGGAAAAAGATCGGAATGATTTTTCAGCATTTTAATCTGCTGGAATCGAAAACAGTATTCGAAAACATTGCCATTCCATTGGTGTTGCTCAAGCGCAACAAGCGGGAAATTGAGAGGCGTGTAACAGAGTTGCTGGCATTCACAGGATTATCGGATAAGGCAAATAGCTATCCCAGCGAGCTTTCCGGCGGGCAAAAGCAGCGTGTCGGGATTGCGCGGGCGCTTGCGAGCAACCCGTCCATTTTGCTCTGTGATGAGGCAACCTCGGCACTTGATCCGCAGACCACGCAGTCTATTCTTGATTTGCTTCGCAAAATCAACAAGGAATACAAGATCACCATCTTGATCATTACCCATGAAATGTCGGTGATTCAGCGGATTTGCAATAAGGTGGCCGTCATGGAAAAGGGAGAAATCATTGAGCAGGGCAACGTGCTGGAGGTATTCGGACAGCCGAAGCATCCAACGACGCAAAGCTTTGTACGCACAGTTATTCACGATCAAGTGCCGGATAGTGTGCTGCAAACGTTCGAGCAGCAAGAGTCGCAACGCATCTACAAGCTGGAATTTATCGGACAGGCAGCTTCCGACCCAGTGGTTCATGAATTGATTCGGAAGCACGATATCCATGTGAACATTTTGTTTGCCAACATGACGGAGATTCAAGAAACGACGATTGGCTATATGACACTTCAATTGCGCGGTGAGCAGCATGCCGTTCAGCAGGCTGTTGATTTTATCAAGAGCAAAGGGGTTCATATTCAGGAGGTGGAAAGTCTATGA
- the pdaA gene encoding delta-lactam-biosynthetic de-N-acetylase, with the protein MKRILTLWLCIAMMGMSTVMGESASATQAVDGQPYHFGFKKSKGGELPSIAQEGFMHLIERQGGIFLGDTTKKELFLTFDNGYENGYTPKVLDVLKAKKVPAAFFVTGHFVKDQPDLMRRMASEGHIIGNHSWSHPDMSTISSAEIRSELDRVRTASAELTGQKEMKYVRPPRGIFNEKALASCREAGYTSVFWSVAYKDWDTNIQQGTDYAYRQVMQQLHPGAVILLHSVSKDNAEALGSIIDEARKQGYEFKSLDDLKVKHYH; encoded by the coding sequence ATGAAGCGAATATTAACCTTGTGGCTATGCATTGCAATGATGGGAATGTCCACAGTTATGGGAGAATCGGCATCAGCTACCCAAGCTGTGGACGGACAACCGTATCATTTTGGGTTTAAAAAAAGCAAAGGAGGCGAGCTGCCCTCCATCGCACAAGAAGGCTTTATGCACCTGATTGAAAGACAAGGCGGCATCTTTTTGGGGGATACGACTAAGAAAGAATTATTTCTTACTTTCGACAACGGTTACGAAAATGGATATACTCCCAAGGTACTGGATGTATTGAAAGCAAAAAAGGTTCCGGCCGCCTTCTTTGTTACTGGGCATTTTGTAAAAGACCAACCAGATTTGATGCGCCGCATGGCGAGTGAAGGCCATATCATCGGAAACCATTCATGGAGCCATCCTGATATGAGCACCATTTCTTCGGCAGAGATTCGATCTGAGCTGGATCGGGTACGAACTGCATCTGCAGAGCTGACCGGGCAAAAGGAAATGAAATATGTCCGACCACCGCGCGGCATTTTTAATGAAAAAGCATTGGCATCCTGTCGAGAAGCCGGATATACGAGTGTGTTCTGGTCGGTAGCCTACAAGGACTGGGACACGAATATTCAGCAGGGGACGGACTATGCCTATCGTCAAGTTATGCAGCAGCTTCACCCTGGAGCGGTCATTTTGCTCCATTCTGTATCCAAGGATAATGCCGAGGCACTGGGCTCGATCATTGACGAGGCACGCAAGCAAGGATATGAGTTCAAAAGCCTAGATGATCTTAAAGTTAAGCACTATCATTAA
- a CDS encoding HAD-IIB family hydrolase, with protein MHFVFDLDGTICFKGQCVSDKIAGCLEQLTQAGHEVIFASARPIRDMLPVLPERFHNYTLIGGNGSMISQKGSVKYVESFLPEVKNALLTLLEEHQATYLIDSEWDYAYTGAVDHPILNNVDVSKLAQKLPLASLKSIVKILILTADDMEGLAAKLLPLGVVIHQHRNEQVLDISPQNIHKWNALQKLGVQPRQFIAFGNDANDIPMFKEAHHAVMIHHHAELAAYATESIPNEGENQEERIIAKIRELAETVTV; from the coding sequence ATGCACTTTGTATTTGATTTGGATGGGACGATCTGCTTTAAGGGGCAGTGTGTGTCGGATAAGATCGCAGGCTGTTTGGAACAATTGACTCAAGCGGGACATGAAGTCATTTTTGCCTCGGCACGACCAATCCGCGACATGCTGCCCGTACTTCCTGAACGCTTTCACAACTACACCCTGATTGGTGGTAACGGCTCAATGATCTCCCAAAAAGGCAGTGTAAAATACGTAGAGTCCTTTCTTCCGGAAGTAAAGAATGCTCTACTCACACTGCTAGAGGAGCACCAAGCCACCTACCTGATTGACAGTGAGTGGGATTATGCATATACAGGCGCAGTTGATCATCCCATACTCAACAATGTGGATGTTAGCAAGTTGGCGCAAAAGCTGCCTTTGGCGTCCCTGAAATCTATTGTAAAAATACTCATTTTAACTGCTGACGATATGGAAGGCTTGGCTGCTAAGCTTCTACCGCTGGGTGTGGTCATTCATCAACACCGCAATGAACAGGTACTGGACATTAGCCCACAGAATATCCATAAATGGAACGCGCTTCAGAAGCTAGGTGTGCAGCCTCGTCAATTTATCGCTTTTGGTAATGATGCGAATGATATTCCAATGTTCAAAGAGGCACACCATGCCGTCATGATTCACCATCATGCTGAACTGGCTGCCTACGCGACTGAATCTATTCCTAATGAGGGAGAAAATCAAGAAGAACGGATTATCGCCAAAATACGCGAATTGGCTGAAACAGTAACTGTGTAG
- a CDS encoding glycoside hydrolase family 13 protein, translating into MPKKIWWKEAVVYQIYPISFQDSDGDGKGDLRGILSRLDYLSELGIDVIWICPIYKSPNHDNGYDISDYYAIMDEFGTMEDFDELLHQAHERGIKIMMDLVLNHTSDEHPWFTESRSSKDNPKRDYYIWRTGKNGGYPNNWESYFSGSVWKYDKLTDEYYMHLYSEHQPDLNWENEEMVGELYRMVEWWLKKGVDGFRFDAIAHIVKAEGLPDAHNPDKQTLVRAYQLFSNLEQVHVLLRMLNEKVLERYPLMTVGETSGLGPEQALDYVGDQRHELNMVFQFEHMFIDAQGLGTEKWKYKSWTLVELKKIMSSWQTVLHQEGWNANYLNNHDQPRALSRFANDGQYRVESAKMLATFTHMLEGTPYIYQGEEIGMTNIAFPSIDDYRDVETLNYYEQQRKIGEPEEQIMAAIWRKSRDNARTPMQWNAGPAAGFTDGEPWMKINDNYKHINAEAERNNPNSIYHYYRKLIALRKQHEVIVYGEYKLLLPLDTELYVFARMLGQERLLVILNFFDRDPVFHWPDGEEFPIAKAELLLSNYEPVKGENLHALKLRPYEARVYKLTLK; encoded by the coding sequence ATGCCTAAAAAAATATGGTGGAAGGAAGCTGTTGTTTATCAGATATACCCGATCAGTTTTCAGGATTCTGACGGAGACGGAAAAGGGGACCTGCGCGGCATTTTGTCTCGGCTGGATTATCTGTCTGAGCTGGGTATTGATGTGATCTGGATTTGCCCGATATATAAGTCGCCCAATCACGATAACGGATATGATATTAGCGATTATTATGCCATTATGGATGAGTTTGGAACGATGGAGGATTTTGATGAACTCCTTCATCAGGCGCATGAACGAGGTATCAAAATTATGATGGATTTGGTATTAAACCATACGTCGGATGAGCACCCGTGGTTCACGGAGTCACGCTCGTCCAAGGATAATCCGAAGCGGGACTACTACATATGGCGAACAGGCAAAAATGGCGGATATCCGAACAACTGGGAATCGTATTTCTCCGGTTCTGTATGGAAATATGACAAGCTTACAGACGAATATTACATGCATCTATATTCCGAGCATCAGCCGGATCTGAACTGGGAAAATGAAGAGATGGTGGGTGAACTCTATCGTATGGTGGAATGGTGGTTAAAAAAGGGAGTCGATGGCTTCCGCTTTGACGCCATTGCCCATATTGTCAAAGCCGAAGGACTGCCGGATGCGCATAATCCTGACAAACAAACCTTGGTGCGTGCCTATCAGCTCTTTTCCAACCTTGAACAAGTACATGTACTTCTACGGATGCTGAACGAAAAGGTACTGGAGCGTTATCCCTTAATGACGGTTGGTGAAACGTCCGGTTTAGGGCCAGAGCAGGCACTGGATTATGTGGGAGATCAGCGGCATGAGCTGAATATGGTGTTTCAGTTTGAACACATGTTTATTGATGCCCAAGGGTTAGGAACGGAAAAATGGAAGTACAAGTCGTGGACGCTGGTGGAACTGAAAAAAATAATGAGTAGTTGGCAGACGGTGCTTCATCAGGAAGGATGGAATGCCAATTATCTGAACAATCACGATCAACCGCGGGCTCTCTCGCGTTTTGCGAATGATGGCCAGTACCGTGTGGAATCCGCCAAAATGCTGGCAACCTTCACACATATGCTTGAGGGCACGCCTTATATTTATCAGGGTGAAGAGATTGGGATGACGAATATTGCCTTCCCTTCGATTGATGATTACCGGGACGTAGAAACATTGAATTATTATGAGCAGCAACGAAAGATCGGTGAGCCGGAGGAGCAGATTATGGCCGCGATCTGGCGAAAAAGTCGGGATAATGCACGCACTCCCATGCAGTGGAATGCCGGACCTGCAGCCGGATTTACCGATGGAGAGCCGTGGATGAAAATTAATGATAACTACAAGCACATTAATGCAGAGGCGGAAAGAAATAATCCGAACTCGATTTATCACTATTATCGCAAGTTGATTGCTCTGCGCAAACAACATGAGGTCATAGTCTATGGCGAATACAAGCTGTTGTTGCCACTTGATACAGAACTGTATGTATTTGCGCGCATGCTGGGACAAGAGCGTTTGCTAGTCATTCTGAATTTTTTTGACCGTGATCCAGTGTTCCACTGGCCCGACGGTGAGGAGTTTCCTATCGCCAAGGCGGAGCTGCTTCTCTCCAACTATGAACCGGTAAAAGGAGAAAATTTGCACGCTTTGAAGCTGCGCCCTTATGAAGCTAGAGTGTATAAGTTAACCTTAAAATAA
- a CDS encoding EAL domain-containing protein, whose amino-acid sequence MTCSNCSIILPIKDQGLLKIRHSRVSLTPALEGLGMLSEQMKPEHWCEDNIVFRYDSRSQLEQLVNGLARLPQECLDRMQVVVTGLQHVEGFEDWLLFSQLQARLQHPDLVSIIKNQNFTSHMQPIVDYKLNIIGFEFLLRPSQPDKSFQPFRLFEVAREAGLHAHLDRSARISAIEKSATCLPTGIKRFINFLPSTIYNPAYCLNHTFETIDRLSMNTEDFVFEVVETEEIDDLNFLHQIFEQYRTRGVSVALDDVGAGYSTTELMNCLQPDYVKIDRSIIDGCHSNSDQKRQITGIVESAFRFGGQVLAEGVEQMEDFEFCRDAGVSLAQGYLFGKPEPTPPSNFILSRVV is encoded by the coding sequence ATGACTTGCAGCAATTGCAGCATCATATTACCTATTAAGGATCAAGGATTGCTGAAAATTAGGCATTCTAGGGTGTCGCTTACTCCAGCATTAGAGGGCTTGGGTATGCTATCGGAACAAATGAAACCAGAACATTGGTGTGAGGATAACATCGTGTTTCGCTACGACAGCCGTTCACAGTTGGAACAGTTGGTTAACGGACTGGCTCGTCTGCCGCAGGAGTGCTTGGACCGAATGCAAGTTGTGGTGACTGGTTTGCAACATGTTGAGGGATTTGAGGACTGGCTTTTATTTAGTCAATTGCAAGCTCGACTGCAACATCCGGATCTGGTGAGTATTATTAAGAATCAAAACTTTACCAGCCATATGCAACCTATTGTTGACTACAAGCTGAATATCATAGGCTTTGAGTTTTTGCTGCGTCCATCACAGCCCGATAAGTCTTTTCAGCCTTTCCGATTGTTTGAAGTTGCTCGTGAAGCTGGCTTGCATGCTCATTTGGATCGCTCGGCTCGTATTTCCGCCATTGAAAAAAGTGCGACATGCCTTCCGACGGGAATTAAACGATTTATTAATTTTCTCCCTTCAACTATTTATAATCCGGCTTATTGCTTGAATCATACCTTTGAGACAATTGATCGGCTATCCATGAATACGGAGGATTTTGTGTTTGAGGTCGTAGAGACGGAAGAAATAGACGACCTGAATTTTTTGCATCAAATCTTTGAACAATATCGTACACGGGGAGTTTCGGTGGCACTGGACGATGTAGGGGCAGGTTATTCTACGACAGAGCTTATGAATTGCCTCCAGCCCGATTATGTTAAAATTGACCGCAGTATAATTGATGGCTGTCACAGTAACAGTGATCAAAAACGCCAAATTACTGGGATAGTGGAATCCGCTTTTCGTTTTGGTGGTCAGGTGTTGGCTGAAGGTGTAGAGCAAATGGAGGATTTTGAATTTTGTCGTGATGCAGGTGTGTCGCTAGCTCAGGGTTATTTGTTTGGTAAGCCGGAGCCTACTCCACCATCCAATTTTATACTTAGTAGAGTAGTGTAA
- a CDS encoding bifunctional 2',3'-cyclic-nucleotide 2'-phosphodiesterase/3'-nucleotidase has protein sequence MLFRKNWFKGFTAAVVACSLLVFSAAPSWAASDSRDSATVNLRIMETTDIHGALMNYDYYSDKETNEYGLVSTASLIQKARSETRNSMLFDNGDLLQGNPLGDYMARNKTFEKEGGVHPVYKMMNLMGYDAATVGNHEFNYGLDFLDKSLKGADFPYVNANVYVDKGGEATKNYFTPYQILDKTVMDEKGEEHTLRVGVIGLVTPQIMQWDEANLKDKVVTKDIVETAKKFIPQMKTEGADIIVVLAHTGYEDVPQTPMMENAVKYLSKVDGINAILFGHAHKSFPSSDFKDMKGVDLDKGTINGVPAVEASSWGKDLGIIDLSLEKKNREWNVINSQSQVRPVVSTTNQTAQFIPDFKLVDAIKGEHQGTLDYIRQPVGTTTAPITSYFALVQDDPSIQIVTNAQKWYVQNHLKGTEYENLPVLSAGAPFKAGGRNGAEYYTNIPEGTIAIKNVSDLYVYPNTVHAVEVTGAEIQEWLEWSAGQFNRIDPSKTEEQSLINKDFPTYNFDVIDGVNYQIDVTQPARYDAKGTIIDSSAHRIKDLQYNGKAIDPAQKFIVATNNYRASSSKLANPDGKRIVMAAPDESRQVVVDYIRTNGTINPSADGNWSIAPFGQAKVTFESSPDAKDVLAGNQQISYLSNAADGFAKYSLKAGAKPSAATTSVKEAAAPAKATAKPAVKTTKPAAAKPAITTKPKASK, from the coding sequence TTGTTATTTCGTAAAAATTGGTTTAAAGGGTTTACAGCAGCAGTTGTAGCTTGTAGCCTACTGGTGTTTTCAGCCGCTCCATCCTGGGCAGCTAGCGACTCTCGCGATAGCGCTACGGTGAATTTGCGGATCATGGAAACAACGGATATTCATGGAGCACTGATGAATTATGATTACTATTCAGACAAAGAAACCAACGAATATGGCTTGGTTAGTACAGCTAGTTTGATCCAGAAAGCACGTAGTGAAACAAGAAACAGTATGCTGTTCGATAACGGTGATTTGCTGCAGGGCAACCCATTAGGCGATTATATGGCCCGCAACAAAACCTTTGAGAAAGAAGGCGGCGTCCATCCAGTCTACAAGATGATGAATTTGATGGGCTATGATGCGGCTACTGTGGGAAACCACGAATTCAACTATGGTCTCGACTTTTTGGACAAATCGCTCAAGGGCGCTGACTTTCCTTACGTAAATGCGAACGTTTATGTTGATAAAGGGGGCGAAGCTACTAAAAATTATTTTACCCCTTATCAGATTCTTGATAAAACAGTAATGGATGAGAAGGGCGAAGAGCATACACTCAGAGTGGGTGTCATCGGTCTGGTAACCCCCCAAATTATGCAGTGGGATGAAGCTAATTTGAAAGATAAGGTCGTTACAAAGGATATTGTGGAAACAGCCAAAAAGTTTATTCCGCAAATGAAAACAGAAGGGGCTGACATTATTGTTGTGCTTGCACATACAGGCTATGAGGATGTGCCGCAAACGCCAATGATGGAAAATGCCGTTAAATATTTGAGCAAGGTAGACGGGATTAACGCGATTCTGTTTGGGCATGCTCATAAATCTTTCCCAAGCTCAGATTTTAAAGATATGAAGGGTGTAGATTTGGATAAAGGAACTATTAATGGCGTACCAGCAGTAGAAGCTTCATCGTGGGGCAAGGATCTGGGCATTATTGATCTGAGCCTGGAAAAGAAAAACCGTGAGTGGAATGTAATCAACTCTCAGTCTCAAGTACGTCCAGTTGTGAGTACCACCAATCAGACTGCGCAGTTTATTCCTGACTTTAAACTGGTTGATGCAATTAAAGGAGAGCATCAAGGAACGCTGGATTATATCCGTCAACCTGTCGGAACAACGACTGCACCGATTACCAGCTATTTTGCATTAGTGCAGGATGACCCGTCCATTCAAATTGTGACAAATGCACAGAAATGGTATGTTCAAAACCATCTTAAAGGAACCGAATACGAAAATCTCCCCGTATTATCGGCAGGCGCTCCATTCAAAGCCGGTGGTCGCAACGGTGCCGAGTATTATACCAACATTCCTGAAGGTACAATAGCGATTAAAAACGTGTCCGATCTGTATGTGTACCCGAACACGGTTCATGCTGTAGAAGTTACTGGTGCTGAAATTCAGGAGTGGCTGGAGTGGTCTGCGGGTCAGTTCAACCGCATTGATCCTAGCAAAACTGAGGAACAATCGCTGATCAACAAAGATTTCCCAACCTACAATTTTGATGTGATTGACGGTGTGAATTACCAGATTGATGTAACTCAGCCTGCACGATATGATGCCAAGGGAACTATTATTGATTCTTCAGCCCATCGTATCAAGGATCTGCAATACAATGGGAAGGCTATTGATCCTGCACAGAAATTTATTGTTGCGACCAATAACTATCGTGCTTCCTCCTCCAAACTGGCTAACCCAGATGGCAAACGAATTGTGATGGCAGCACCGGATGAAAGTCGCCAAGTCGTTGTTGATTATATCCGTACGAACGGAACGATTAACCCGTCAGCGGACGGCAACTGGTCTATTGCTCCTTTTGGTCAGGCCAAGGTTACTTTTGAGTCCTCTCCTGATGCCAAAGACGTGCTGGCCGGAAATCAACAAATTTCATACTTGAGCAACGCGGCAGACGGGTTTGCCAAATACAGCTTGAAAGCTGGCGCTAAGCCTAGTGCAGCAACGACCTCTGTGAAGGAAGCTGCGGCACCTGCGAAAGCAACCGCGAAGCCAGCTGTCAAAACGACTAAACCTGCGGCTGCAAAACCGGCTATAACAACGAAGCCAAAGGCGTCCAAGTAA
- a CDS encoding pyridoxamine 5'-phosphate oxidase family protein — MGKTETLDRSQLEQAIVKALDNNKFCSLGTVEGGKPKVRYMALFNDGMNIHLATDRKTHKVDELKDNPNAYLLLGYEVGGTKEVLEVEATVQITADEGLRKQVWNDSLKKWFSGPDDPDYVILDVNPTRIEYVGQQTERQMWTK; from the coding sequence GTGGGTAAAACGGAGACACTGGATCGCAGTCAGCTGGAACAAGCCATTGTGAAGGCTTTGGATAACAACAAATTTTGCTCGTTAGGTACGGTAGAGGGCGGAAAACCGAAAGTACGCTATATGGCCCTTTTTAACGATGGAATGAACATTCATCTGGCGACGGATCGCAAAACACATAAAGTGGATGAGCTAAAGGACAATCCGAATGCTTATTTGCTGCTGGGCTATGAAGTGGGTGGCACGAAGGAAGTCTTGGAAGTGGAGGCTACCGTCCAGATTACAGCTGATGAGGGGTTACGCAAACAAGTGTGGAATGATTCTCTGAAAAAATGGTTTTCCGGACCAGATGATCCCGATTATGTCATTTTAGACGTCAATCCAACTCGTATTGAGTACGTGGGTCAACAAACGGAGCGCCAGATGTGGACGAAATAG
- a CDS encoding ABC transporter substrate-binding protein: protein MKRMKMLSLGLISLWLMAMTLTACGGNPPTSQKEVPAADTSTSTSAKGLKDVKVVLDWTPNTNHTGLYVAKDKGFYEKAGLNVQIVQPGSGGADQMVASNAAPFGISYQEGITQARIQGVPLVSIAAVIQHNTSGFAAPVDRGIKSPKDFEGKSYGGWGSPVEEAVMKSIMDSDQGDVSKVKIVNMGNADYFTAVKRDIDFAWIFYAWTGIEAELRGEPLDMLYVKDYSKSLDYYTPVIVSNEQTIKNDPDLVKAFMDATAQGYEYTIAHPEEAANILTKAVPELDKKLVLASQKWLSPRYQDDATQWGLQKAEVWQNYSDWMYERKLLSKSLEVDKAFTNDFLPKR, encoded by the coding sequence ATGAAGCGCATGAAAATGTTAAGCCTGGGTCTGATCAGTCTGTGGCTCATGGCTATGACTCTGACCGCTTGCGGCGGCAATCCCCCTACATCTCAAAAGGAGGTTCCTGCTGCCGACACTTCAACGTCTACCTCGGCAAAGGGGCTCAAAGATGTTAAAGTCGTGCTCGACTGGACACCCAATACGAATCACACGGGACTCTATGTCGCCAAGGACAAAGGATTTTACGAAAAAGCAGGCTTAAATGTCCAAATTGTTCAACCTGGTTCAGGGGGAGCCGACCAAATGGTTGCTTCGAATGCTGCACCTTTTGGTATCAGCTATCAAGAAGGCATCACTCAGGCTCGCATCCAAGGCGTACCGCTCGTATCCATCGCTGCGGTGATTCAGCACAACACCTCTGGCTTCGCAGCTCCGGTAGACCGCGGAATTAAAAGCCCGAAAGATTTCGAGGGTAAAAGCTACGGTGGCTGGGGTTCTCCTGTAGAAGAAGCGGTCATGAAATCCATCATGGATTCAGACCAAGGTGATGTGAGCAAAGTGAAAATCGTCAATATGGGCAATGCAGACTATTTTACAGCCGTGAAGCGGGATATTGACTTTGCCTGGATTTTCTACGCATGGACCGGGATTGAGGCCGAGCTTCGAGGCGAGCCCTTGGATATGCTGTATGTAAAAGATTATTCCAAAAGTCTCGATTACTATACACCTGTAATTGTGAGTAATGAACAGACGATAAAAAATGATCCTGACCTAGTCAAAGCGTTCATGGATGCTACCGCACAAGGCTATGAATACACTATCGCCCATCCAGAAGAAGCGGCGAATATCTTAACTAAAGCTGTGCCAGAGCTGGACAAAAAACTGGTACTTGCTAGCCAAAAATGGCTAAGCCCGCGTTATCAAGACGATGCCACGCAATGGGGCTTACAAAAAGCAGAGGTATGGCAAAACTACTCGGATTGGATGTATGAACGCAAGCTGCTCAGCAAATCTTTGGAAGTCGATAAGGCCTTCACAAACGACTTCTTGCCCAAGCGTTGA
- a CDS encoding MTH1187 family thiamine-binding protein: MANTLLSIQVIPKTPNNEDSYPYVDKAIEVIQRSGVKHQVNPLDTTMEGELDELLKVVKEMHEALTEAGSPSVISQIKIAHNPQGISMNKLTEKYRP; this comes from the coding sequence ATGGCTAATACACTGCTCAGCATTCAAGTAATCCCTAAAACACCTAATAACGAAGACTCTTACCCCTATGTAGACAAGGCGATTGAGGTCATCCAGCGTTCCGGTGTCAAACATCAGGTGAATCCATTGGATACGACCATGGAGGGCGAGCTCGACGAGTTGCTGAAAGTGGTTAAAGAAATGCACGAGGCTTTGACGGAAGCTGGAAGTCCCAGCGTCATTTCACAGATCAAAATTGCACATAACCCACAGGGCATCAGCATGAACAAGCTGACCGAGAAGTATCGCCCATGA
- a CDS encoding ABC transporter permease: MNPKGKNASWWKSVWPPLVAVLFFLAAWQGAVSYLHIESWLLPAPSLIVKEGMAQSALLGAHTWATIRLTLAGFAIGTATGLLIAIILHTIPFLKSALYPLLILSQNIPIIALGPLLMVWFGFGVLPKLMVITLVCFFPVAVAAMDGLTRTDRMMMNYMRMSGASRRAIFLKLELPHSLPQVFSGIKIAATYSVMGAIIAEWIGASEGIGYYMLLQKSAYRTDLIFAAIGIIVTLSLLMFVVILLLEKWLVRWKPDQE, translated from the coding sequence ATGAATCCGAAAGGCAAGAACGCATCCTGGTGGAAAAGCGTATGGCCGCCCCTTGTGGCGGTCCTCTTCTTTTTAGCGGCTTGGCAGGGAGCGGTTTCCTATTTACATATTGAATCCTGGCTGCTGCCAGCTCCATCCCTAATCGTAAAAGAGGGTATGGCGCAGTCGGCGTTGCTTGGTGCCCATACATGGGCTACGATTCGCCTGACGCTTGCGGGATTTGCTATAGGGACAGCAACAGGACTGCTGATCGCCATCATTCTCCATACGATTCCTTTTCTCAAATCTGCTCTGTACCCGCTCCTGATCCTTAGCCAAAACATTCCGATTATCGCCCTCGGTCCGTTGCTCATGGTATGGTTCGGTTTTGGCGTGCTGCCCAAGCTTATGGTCATTACATTAGTATGCTTTTTTCCCGTGGCTGTAGCAGCCATGGACGGGCTGACACGGACAGACCGTATGATGATGAACTACATGCGGATGTCGGGTGCAAGCCGCCGGGCTATTTTTCTAAAACTAGAGCTGCCACACTCCCTGCCACAAGTCTTCTCTGGCATTAAAATCGCTGCTACCTACAGTGTGATGGGCGCAATTATTGCCGAATGGATTGGGGCCAGTGAAGGAATTGGATATTATATGTTGCTGCAAAAATCTGCCTATCGTACGGATCTCATTTTTGCCGCTATCGGGATTATTGTTACACTCAGCTTACTGATGTTTGTCGTTATTCTACTACTGGAGAAATGGTTGGTGCGCTGGAAACCCGATCAAGAATAG